One Triticum dicoccoides isolate Atlit2015 ecotype Zavitan chromosome 3B, WEW_v2.0, whole genome shotgun sequence genomic window, CCGAATAAGCTGATCGAACAGTGAACAAGCCATTTTTTGTATAACACCAAGCAATGAAGTCCGACATATCATGCATCGGAAGGGGAATCACGAGCACCCTTTGAGCGTCAATTGGACACAAAGTTTGTCTCACCAAGTCTTCATCCCAACAATTCATGATTGGGTCAATAAGGTCAGACACCTTTGACAAAAGATGCCTCCTTCTAGGAGTAATAATTTTCCTACTTGCACAATTCGGGATCCATGCATCTTCCCAAATATCAATCTTTTGTCCATTTCCAACTCGCCAGATGTAACCATTCCTTAGGGAATTAACTCCTGCCATAATGCTTTGCCAGGTAAAAGATGAACCCTTCTTTAGATTTGCATTCATTAAATCACCATCTGGGAAGTATTTTGCTCTCAAGATTGTAGCACATAACGATTCTGGATTATCAAGCAAATGCCACGCCTGTTTCGCTAGCAAAGCCAGATTGAAACAATGTATATCTCGGAAGCCCATGCCTCCTTGGTCTTTTGGGACACACATCTTCCACCACGCCATCCAATGCATCCTCTTCTGATTGTCATCGTCACCCCATCAAAATTGCGACATCGCGTCAATGATTCCTTAGCAattttttttaggaattttaaagacggaCATAACATAAGTTGGGATAGCTTGTACAACAGCTTTGAGGAGAACTTCCTTTCCTCCAGCGGATAACATTTTTTCTTTCCATCCACTAATTTTTGTAATAATGCGGTCAATTAGGAATTGGAAACACTCGCTTTTGTCCATACCCACATTTGCAGGCAAACCCAAATATTTGTCATTGAGAACTTCAGTCATAATATTCAGAATTGTGCAAATTTGCGCCTTGTCTTCCACTTTTGTCTTGGGACTAAAGAAAATACTCGACTTTTCAACGCTCACCATTTGCCCCGAAGCAGCACAATAAGAATCCAAAATTGATTTCAACGCCTCCGCATTCGTAGCATTTGCTTTTATAAGGATCAAAGAATCATCGGCGAAGAGAAGGTTTGAGATCGATGGGGCATCTCTACAAACCTTAACTCCAGAAATATTACCATTCTCCTCCGCATTAGCTAGAAGAGTCGTCAGCCCCTCTGTACATAGCAAGAATAAATATGGAGAGAGAGTATCTCCCTACCTCAAACCTCTAGTAGGTTTAAAACTCTCAGTCTCTTCAGTATTAAAGCGAACCCGGTACTCCACCGAAGATACATATTGCATAATTAAATTTACCCAGTTCTCTTGGAATCCCAATTTCAACATAATTTTCTTTAGAAAAGACCACTCTACCCGGTCGTACGCTTTGTGCATATCCAATTTGATGGCACACATACCATCTTTACCATTCCTTTTTTTCTTTATTGTATGGAAACACTCGTATGCCACTAAAATGTTATCTGTAATCATTCTTCCGGGTACAAATGCACTCTGAGTCGTGCTGATAATATCTGGAAGAATTATCTTCAAACGAGCCGCAATCATTTTTGAAATAACCTTATACACCACATTGCACAAACTGATTGGTCTAAACTGATTTACCTTTTCTGGAGAACTAACCTTTGGGATCATTACAATTGCCGTATCATTCCACCCATCAGGTATAGTACAAGTATTCACCGCCTGCAGTACCTCCTCGGTCAGATCATCCCCCAACATAGACCAAAATCTTTTATAAAAATAGTGTGTAACTCATCCGGACCCGGCGCTTTTAAATCTCCAATATCAAATAGAGCCTTCCGAACCTCCTCATGTCTTTGTTCTTATATGTCTTTACTAGTTGCCCATGTATTTTTATATGCGTGTTTGTGTTAGCTGCGTGCATCCTAACTGTGCAGAGGCCAGGTATGTGAGTTTATAATGTTTGTATTCTCTTGATGCTCCACTCTGGGACAATAAAATCCATCATTTGTCAAAAATAGACTGTTGGCCTTAGCAGAAAATTCATAATCATCAAAAGTTATATTCCACATTTTTTCTATCATCGGATGTTGTAAAAGGTTTTAATAATATATTGTTTTGATTAACACATATTTTTGTTGATCAAATGATAGTCAAAGTTTTCCTCAAATACAAGGGCATTGTATATTGATATAGAGGGAGTACAGTTTACTTCCATTGCTACTTTATATTCTTTGAACAAATATACATGATGAttgcattttcttgaatttattTCAGACTTTCCGGCGATACTTGTTCAGTAAGAGGAGATGTTTCCGTCGACTACAGAGACGTCAGTGATGATTCAAGATGACATGCCACTCAATCTTTTGAAGGTAACTCATAGGGTAAGGTGTGTGCGCATGTGTTCAAGGTGAGTGTATGTGCGCATACATGAGCGCCTGTGTCTGAACTACGTTAAAATAAATAATTTTACAGGACCAAGTTTCTACAAGTAATCCACATTCGTGATTTCCCCGGTAGTTTTACATATAATGTGTATAAAAAATGAGCTACTAAGTTTTGAAAGTTGTAGTGTCATAATTGTATAGTTGAAGaacttttctgttttgttttgttttagtgAGCTTAGTTGAGTAATCAAATCAGTTGGCTCCATAGCCCCCACTCTCTACACGGTGAagcattagggcatgtacaatggtggcatcACTATACTGGTGCCCCATGCTCCACCTAGATAAAAGGTAACTGAAGCTACTGTTTAGTTCTACCTTCATCCAACGGAAGCAGTAGTAGTGTTCTCAGGTTTGGTAGCTTTTTCTCTGTACAAAAAGGTAGCAAGGTACTGTTGAGCTCAGCAATGGTGTTTTCCAACGCTTTCCCATTGGCTGCCTTGCACTTTTTTCACGGGAGAACCAGCCTCCTCTGCAGGATCCCGTCTAGCGCTGCAAGCAGCATCTTTTTCTCAGGTTCAACTATCCAAGCCGACTTGGCAGCTGGGGCACCGGTCCATCCTGGAGCGTTGGCCTTGCCCTTAGCAGTGCTTTTTTCTTATGAAAAGGATCGGATCTTTTACAAAAGTTTATCACAGCAACTCTTTTTTCTATCAACATCTCTTTATCTGACAACAAATTCTATCGATTAGGCACTAGGTTATTAAACACAAGGCATCTCAAATACTCGTATGATAGAAGTTGTATCGAGATTTCATGACCAGACGATCACTACTGCCGCCACTGTGCTtttagttactccctccgtccggaaatattcgTCGGaggtatgaatgtatctagatgtattttagttctagatacattcattttttatgcatttcttcgacaagtattttaggacggagggagtacttcttaaTGGCACTGGATGGGAGTTGGTGATTAAGATTTCGCGACTTCGACTGATTGTAACTTGATTAAAGCGTGACGCGCGTCGAGTGAGTTCACGAAAAGGCGAGGCGAGATGAGCCAGCCGTGGTGCCATGGCACATCAGGTCCTGAACTGAAAGGGTTGCTGTTTAAGGTTGTTGGCGCGTAACGTCGGTCCCATCCATTGGCCGGGTGCGCGCGCCCTGCAGCTGACACACCGCCTGCCTCCGGACCACCGGTTACATCTCCATCAACCGTGCACGGACCCGAGTCGATCGGAGGCGTGTACATGCGACGACACCGGGCTACCAGAGGTGGCCAGGCGAGTCCCGTGGTCACGCGCCGCAAGAGGAGTTCTCACAAAGTCGCAAGCAACGCGCGTGCGGCGTCACGCGAGGACGCGGTGCGGGCCGACGACTGTCAAGTCCAGACGCGGACCGGCGGTTTTCGCGCCCGCGCGACGACCCGACGAGGAAAACTTTCAGTCCAGCGGGTGTAGGTGGAGATCTGAAACGGAGAGAGCGCGTGCGGTCGGTCAAAATAAACCCCCACCGCCACGTATGACGCGCTCAAACTCCACGGTCTCTTCTTCAAAGAAACACGGAGTCATCCACAAAGGCTGAGAATTACTTCATCTTCCTATACATAACAATTTTGCGTAGATTTGATCTACTGTTGTACTGGGTGCAAATTGATAACCAGGTGCACTACATGAATCTACCACTGGCAATCTGGGATACTGCCACTTGAGGAAAGGAGTTTCACCTTTCTCCTGCGCGCCACGTGGCATGCAGTCACgaggagcatgctcatctaaacttACACTAACGGTTGACAGTTGCCTGTACGTACTACGGCACGAGCCGCGCGATTGTTACAGCTGCACGGTCACGGGGAGGGGGTGGCGCTCATCATCATCCCACGGGAAATCGCGGCGAGCACGGTCTCGGCCGTGAGCCGCTCGGGCCCCGCCGACCGCACCACGAGCGTGTGCGTGACGGTGTCGTCGGCCACCGCCATGCTCGACGCCACCACACTCAGCTGGGAGTCCCGCATGGCGCTCAGCGCCCCGGAGATGGGGTGCGCCTCGAGGGGGGTGCTCACGCGCAGCACCACCTCGTCCTGCATTGTCTTCACCTCCACGGACGGGCCGGTCTCCGCCCGCGCCGGCGCCggccccgccgcgccgccccggaGCCGCTCCTCCAGCTCCTGGATGTACGCGATGGCGTCGCTCAGCAGCGACGCCTTGTCCATCTTGGAGATCTTGGGCACCACCGCGCGCAGCGCGTAGAACCGCTGGTTCAGCTTCTCCCGCCGCTGCCGCTCCGCCTCCACGTGGTTCAGGGGCTCCTCCCGCCCGTTCGCCGGCTTGCGCCCCCGCTTCCGCGGCCtccgctcctcgccgcccgcctgcTTCTGTGCGTCGACAGCCTTGCTGAAGCTTATGGTCTTGGGAGGCTCCTGCTGGGGTTTCGGTTTGActgccgccacctcctgcttggccGGAGTCGCCACCATGGCTTGCCCGCCGAGCCGCAGCGCCCAACTGGCGTCGCTCCCCGTGGTTTGCACCGGCGGCAATGGGGGGCTGCGGGAGACGTCCTTCCCGAAGATCCTCATGCGATCGTCCGGCGCGACGGCCTCGACGTGGAAGGCAGATTGGATGGCGCGCAGGACCTCGGGGTTCTCGCACATGGCCACGGCGGAACCGAGCTCAAGGACGCCGCCCTTGCAAGGGAGGAAGACGATGGTGCGTAAGCCGGCGGACTGGGCGAGGGACGCACGGACGTACCACCCGGGAGCGGCCGCAGAGCCGGGCAGGTGGGGATCGACGGTGGCCCAGGCGTGGTGGCCGGAGGTTAGCGCGCGGCCCGGCCCGCCGGCGTCCTCGTGGAACGAGAAGTACATGGACGCCAGGAAGTACATCTCGACGCCAGTGACCCGGTCTAGCCGGAGCGCGTAGTCGGCGCCATCGTCGTCCCCGCCGCCATACAGCGCGTGCAGCCGCAGCAGCGCGCGCTTGCGCGCCAG contains:
- the LOC119276609 gene encoding transcription factor MTB2-like, with amino-acid sequence MSWSDTDAALFAAVLGHDAARHLATTPPHLDGPASSSPELQARLCDLVERGGAWTYGIYWQESRAGAGGRPVLGWGDGHCRDGPAEEARVTDRSLARKRALLRLHALYGGGDDDGADYALRLDRVTGVEMYFLASMYFSFHEDAGGPGRALTSGHHAWATVDPHLPGSAAAPGWYVRASLAQSAGLRTIVFLPCKGGVLELGSAVAMCENPEVLRAIQSAFHVEAVAPDDRMRIFGKDVSRSPPLPPVQTTGSDASWALRLGGQAMVATPAKQEVAAVKPKPQQEPPKTISFSKAVDAQKQAGGEERRPRKRGRKPANGREEPLNHVEAERQRREKLNQRFYALRAVVPKISKMDKASLLSDAIAYIQELEERLRGGAAGPAPARAETGPSVEVKTMQDEVVLRVSTPLEAHPISGALSAMRDSQLSVVASSMAVADDTVTHTLVVRSAGPERLTAETVLAAISRGMMMSATPSP